A window of Eriocheir sinensis breed Jianghai 21 chromosome 39, ASM2467909v1, whole genome shotgun sequence contains these coding sequences:
- the LOC127009031 gene encoding leucine-rich repeat-containing protein 49-like isoform X1, whose protein sequence is MLRHVNGLRGLDCLVELNLRRNLIRTVADLHYLPRLEKVFMGYNEIYRYEDLACLQNCLKLRELSLEENPISRQPHYFHHTVARFYRLKRLDDQELTMETRRQSEKVLQKAKEKERAQATRISDEEKRNSAITNAMKNWQVLKRQHRKLVRKPSESSNSASDQPPSKDSDGTTSSGFCGDTVSDVGEEEEEEGKKESAEEKDEAGEEAKADGTKENDSQKGSAAEVVEEQQQQEDDRASLASSATSSGISDVSLVHRATKQRLTEAPQQPAVPEAEKAKEVQITSESVKKVTKKAPAKCVDKTNLPRSKSYTDMRILRRKPSFEEDNSGRVKVARTPEVQRGGCEAWGGAGRGNEKISLEAAPRGALPVQNVPVARRGVRLGSPRAAEKVVPRIIANESSKQGRGSPKNFELLKKSEATRGAGQLPDKVVSAAITRVRSNLSLPVQSPEVPVSPRNAISEPSEIDSSSDAESAATATTTNTAGTPTSSVEPPPHPTASRGPHSLADLRVPLTRPREQERPTSEKADKAVPAVGQSSTGILREQGPNFLAELEGERLSLYGQGALRCTDLAWEKSMAAAATTARFQYINFDDIVDIFPKLRVKFPRLENFIFVETHLAKCSQLNALAELHQVTSLEVGKEGNPLTQIPYWRLYAVFRLSHWGLRLIDGVEVSEEERTDAAVMFSHLSQLAFTCLPRDQLAAFLSSHHHHHGHHHAHPAGDHDPASPPPGGGGTQDTGGGAAGREEDEGPRLNLPHLQDLIGKEALQYRPAARLTQEDNATLVSAGRQARQLAVWTFDSLHRLHTHHATWPSVLHDLVRDAVTDLAKPTYGKQCLEDVKRTLGWKK, encoded by the exons gtACGAAGACCTCGCCTGCCTCCAAAACTGCCTCAAGCTGCGAGAGCTGTCCCTGGAGGAGAACCCCATCAGCCGCCAGCCCCACTACTTCCACCACACCGTCGCCAGGTTCTACAGACTCAAGAG GCTGGACGACCAAGAGTTGACGATGGAGACGCGGCGGCAGTCGGAGAAGGTGCTgcagaaggcgaaggagaaggagcgcGCCCAGGCGACCCGCATCAGCGACGAGGAGAAACGGAACTCCGCCATCACCAACGCCATGAAGAACTGGCAGGTGCTCAAGAGACAGCACCGAAAGCTCGTCCGAAAACCCAGCGAGAGTTCCAATA GTGCTAGTGACCAGCCGCCCTCCAAGGACAGTGACGGCACCACCTCCAGTGGGTTCTGTGGAGACACCGTGTCCGATGttggcgaggaggaagaagaggaggggaagaaggagagcgccgaggagaaagatgaggctGGAGAGGAGGCCAAGGCGGACGGCACAAAGGAGAACGATAGTCAGAAGGGGAGTGcggcggaggtggtggaagagcagcagcagcaggaggatgaCCGAGCCTCCCTGGCCTCCTCCGCCACTTCCAGTGGCATTTCTGACGTGAGTCTGGTTCACAGAGCCACGAAGCAGCGCCTGACCGAGGCGCCGCAGCAACCCGCCGTCCCAGAGGCTGAAAAGGCCAAGGAGGTTCAGATTACCTCGGAAAGTGTTAAGAAAGTGACTAAAAAAGCCCCAGCTAAGTGTGTCGATAAAACTAACCTACCGAGGAGCAAGTCCTACACGGACATGAGGATTTTAAGGAGAAAACCTTCATTTGAGGAGGACAACTCGGGCAGGGTGAAGGTAGCTAGGACTCCAGAGGTGCAGCGGGGTGGGTGCGAGGcatggggaggggcggggcgtggTAATGAAAAGATCAGCCTGGAGGCGGCCCCGCGTGGTGCGTTGCCTGTGCAGAACGTGCCCGTGGCACGGCGGGGAGTGCGGCTGGGCAGCCCGCGGGCCGCCGAGAAGGTAGTGCCTCGAATAATTGCCAATGAGAGCAGTAAACAAGGCCGTGGCAGCCCAAAGAACTTTGAACTGTTGAAGAAAAGTGAGGCGACGCGGGGTGCTGGCCAGCTGCCCGACAAGGTGGTGAGTGCCGCCATCACGAGAGTCAGGTCTAATCTCAGTCTTCCGGTCCAGAGCCCCGAGGTGCCTGTCTCCCCGAGGAACGCCATCTCAGAACCGTCCGAAATTGACTCGAGTTCGGATGCTGAGtctgccgccaccgccaccaccaccaacaccgccggCACGCCCACCAGCTCCGTGGAGCCGCCgccccaccccaccgcctcccGGGGTCCGCACAGCTTGGCAGACCTGCGGGTGCCCCTCACCAGGCCCAGGGAGCAGGAGCGACCTACCTCCGAGAAGGCTGACAAGGCCGTGCCAGCGGTGGGTCAGAGCAGCACGGGGATCCTCCGCGAGCAGGGACCCAACTTCCTGGCGGAGCTGGAGGGCGAGCGTCTGAGTCTGTACGGGCAGGGCGCCCTCCGCTGCACTGACCTGGCCTGGGAGAAGTCTATGGCGGCGGCGGCAACCACTGCGCGTTTCCAGTACATCAACTTTGATGACATTGTCGACATCTTCCCAAAACTACGGGTAAAGTTTCCTCGCTTGGAGAATTTCATCTTCGTGGAGACGCACTTAGCCAAGTGTAGCCAGCTCAACGCCCTCGCCGAGCTGCACCAG GTAACCTCCCTGGAAGTGGGTAAGGAGGGCAACCCGCTCACGCAGATTCCTTACTGGCGTCTGTACGCGGTGTTCCGGCTCTCCCACTGGGGCCTGCGACTCATCGACGGCGTTGAG GTGAGCGAGGAGGAGCGCACGGACGCGGCTGTCATGTTCAGCCACTTGAGCCAGCTGGCCTTCACCTGCCTGCCGCGGGACCAGCTGGCCGCCTTCCTGTCctcgcaccatcaccaccacggccaccaccacgcccaccccGCCGGAGACCATGACCCCGCCTCGCCGCCGCCAG GCGGCGGCGGGACGCAGGACACGGGGGGCGGCGCCGCgggcagggaggaggacgagggcccGCGCCTCAACCTGCCGCACCTGCAGGACCTTATCGGGAAGGAGGCGTTGCAGTATCGACCTGCCGCCCGCCTCACGCAG GAGGACAACGCGACACTGGTGAGTGCAGGAAGACAGGCACGTCAGCTTGCTGTGTGGACCTTCGACTCCCTGCACCGCCTGCACACCCATCATGCCACCTGGCCCTCTGTCCTCCATGACTTGGTGCGTGATGCCGTGACTGACCTAGCCAAACCCACCTACGGAAAGCAGTGCCTCGAGGATGTCAAACGAACTCTGGGCTGGAAGAAGTAA
- the LOC127009031 gene encoding microtubule-associated protein futsch-like isoform X2, with the protein METRRQSEKVLQKAKEKERAQATRISDEEKRNSAITNAMKNWQVLKRQHRKLVRKPSESSNSASDQPPSKDSDGTTSSGFCGDTVSDVGEEEEEEGKKESAEEKDEAGEEAKADGTKENDSQKGSAAEVVEEQQQQEDDRASLASSATSSGISDVSLVHRATKQRLTEAPQQPAVPEAEKAKEVQITSESVKKVTKKAPAKCVDKTNLPRSKSYTDMRILRRKPSFEEDNSGRVKVARTPEVQRGGCEAWGGAGRGNEKISLEAAPRGALPVQNVPVARRGVRLGSPRAAEKVVPRIIANESSKQGRGSPKNFELLKKSEATRGAGQLPDKVVSAAITRVRSNLSLPVQSPEVPVSPRNAISEPSEIDSSSDAESAATATTTNTAGTPTSSVEPPPHPTASRGPHSLADLRVPLTRPREQERPTSEKADKAVPAVGQSSTGILREQGPNFLAELEGERLSLYGQGALRCTDLAWEKSMAAAATTARFQYINFDDIVDIFPKLRVKFPRLENFIFVETHLAKCSQLNALAELHQVTSLEVGKEGNPLTQIPYWRLYAVFRLSHWGLRLIDGVEVSEEERTDAAVMFSHLSQLAFTCLPRDQLAAFLSSHHHHHGHHHAHPAGDHDPASPPPGGGGTQDTGGGAAGREEDEGPRLNLPHLQDLIGKEALQYRPAARLTQEDNATLVSAGRQARQLAVWTFDSLHRLHTHHATWPSVLHDLVRDAVTDLAKPTYGKQCLEDVKRTLGWKK; encoded by the exons ATGGAGACGCGGCGGCAGTCGGAGAAGGTGCTgcagaaggcgaaggagaaggagcgcGCCCAGGCGACCCGCATCAGCGACGAGGAGAAACGGAACTCCGCCATCACCAACGCCATGAAGAACTGGCAGGTGCTCAAGAGACAGCACCGAAAGCTCGTCCGAAAACCCAGCGAGAGTTCCAATA GTGCTAGTGACCAGCCGCCCTCCAAGGACAGTGACGGCACCACCTCCAGTGGGTTCTGTGGAGACACCGTGTCCGATGttggcgaggaggaagaagaggaggggaagaaggagagcgccgaggagaaagatgaggctGGAGAGGAGGCCAAGGCGGACGGCACAAAGGAGAACGATAGTCAGAAGGGGAGTGcggcggaggtggtggaagagcagcagcagcaggaggatgaCCGAGCCTCCCTGGCCTCCTCCGCCACTTCCAGTGGCATTTCTGACGTGAGTCTGGTTCACAGAGCCACGAAGCAGCGCCTGACCGAGGCGCCGCAGCAACCCGCCGTCCCAGAGGCTGAAAAGGCCAAGGAGGTTCAGATTACCTCGGAAAGTGTTAAGAAAGTGACTAAAAAAGCCCCAGCTAAGTGTGTCGATAAAACTAACCTACCGAGGAGCAAGTCCTACACGGACATGAGGATTTTAAGGAGAAAACCTTCATTTGAGGAGGACAACTCGGGCAGGGTGAAGGTAGCTAGGACTCCAGAGGTGCAGCGGGGTGGGTGCGAGGcatggggaggggcggggcgtggTAATGAAAAGATCAGCCTGGAGGCGGCCCCGCGTGGTGCGTTGCCTGTGCAGAACGTGCCCGTGGCACGGCGGGGAGTGCGGCTGGGCAGCCCGCGGGCCGCCGAGAAGGTAGTGCCTCGAATAATTGCCAATGAGAGCAGTAAACAAGGCCGTGGCAGCCCAAAGAACTTTGAACTGTTGAAGAAAAGTGAGGCGACGCGGGGTGCTGGCCAGCTGCCCGACAAGGTGGTGAGTGCCGCCATCACGAGAGTCAGGTCTAATCTCAGTCTTCCGGTCCAGAGCCCCGAGGTGCCTGTCTCCCCGAGGAACGCCATCTCAGAACCGTCCGAAATTGACTCGAGTTCGGATGCTGAGtctgccgccaccgccaccaccaccaacaccgccggCACGCCCACCAGCTCCGTGGAGCCGCCgccccaccccaccgcctcccGGGGTCCGCACAGCTTGGCAGACCTGCGGGTGCCCCTCACCAGGCCCAGGGAGCAGGAGCGACCTACCTCCGAGAAGGCTGACAAGGCCGTGCCAGCGGTGGGTCAGAGCAGCACGGGGATCCTCCGCGAGCAGGGACCCAACTTCCTGGCGGAGCTGGAGGGCGAGCGTCTGAGTCTGTACGGGCAGGGCGCCCTCCGCTGCACTGACCTGGCCTGGGAGAAGTCTATGGCGGCGGCGGCAACCACTGCGCGTTTCCAGTACATCAACTTTGATGACATTGTCGACATCTTCCCAAAACTACGGGTAAAGTTTCCTCGCTTGGAGAATTTCATCTTCGTGGAGACGCACTTAGCCAAGTGTAGCCAGCTCAACGCCCTCGCCGAGCTGCACCAG GTAACCTCCCTGGAAGTGGGTAAGGAGGGCAACCCGCTCACGCAGATTCCTTACTGGCGTCTGTACGCGGTGTTCCGGCTCTCCCACTGGGGCCTGCGACTCATCGACGGCGTTGAG GTGAGCGAGGAGGAGCGCACGGACGCGGCTGTCATGTTCAGCCACTTGAGCCAGCTGGCCTTCACCTGCCTGCCGCGGGACCAGCTGGCCGCCTTCCTGTCctcgcaccatcaccaccacggccaccaccacgcccaccccGCCGGAGACCATGACCCCGCCTCGCCGCCGCCAG GCGGCGGCGGGACGCAGGACACGGGGGGCGGCGCCGCgggcagggaggaggacgagggcccGCGCCTCAACCTGCCGCACCTGCAGGACCTTATCGGGAAGGAGGCGTTGCAGTATCGACCTGCCGCCCGCCTCACGCAG GAGGACAACGCGACACTGGTGAGTGCAGGAAGACAGGCACGTCAGCTTGCTGTGTGGACCTTCGACTCCCTGCACCGCCTGCACACCCATCATGCCACCTGGCCCTCTGTCCTCCATGACTTGGTGCGTGATGCCGTGACTGACCTAGCCAAACCCACCTACGGAAAGCAGTGCCTCGAGGATGTCAAACGAACTCTGGGCTGGAAGAAGTAA